The sequence below is a genomic window from Micromonospora aurantiaca ATCC 27029.
GGAGATCATCCGGGACCGGGCGGCGTTCGCCAGCGCGGTCGCCGAGGAGGCCGAGCACTCGATGACCAACCAGGGCCTGGTGCTCGACACGTTCCAGCTCCAGGACATCTCGGCCGAGGGCTCCTACCTCCAGGACCTGGGCCGGCCGGAGGCGGCCCGGGTGCTCAAGGACGCGGCCATCGCCGAGGCGCGGGCCCGGCAGCAGGCCGAGCAGGAGCGGCTGCTCGCCGAGGAGGCGATCGCCGAGGCGAACCGGAACCTGGCGCTCAAGCAGGCCGGCATCCAGGCCGAGATCGACGCGGCGAAGGCGAAGTCGGCGGCGGCCGGGCCGCTCGCGCAGGCCGAGCGGGACCAGGCGATCCTCTCCGAGCAGCAGAAGGTGGCCGAGCGCAACGCCGAGCTGAAGCAGCGCCAGCTCGACACCGAGGTGCGCAAGCCGGCCGACGCGGCCCGGTACAAGGTCGAGCAGGAGGCCGAGGCGGCCCGCAACGCGGCGGTGCTCAACGCCGACGCGCAGCGGCAGGCCACCATCGCCGCCGCGCAGGCCTCCGCCGAGCAGGCCCGCCTCACCGGTGAGGGCGAGCGGGCCCGGCGGGCCGCGCTGGCCGAGGCTAACGCGATCGAGGGCGCCAAGGAGGGCGAGGCCGAGCAGCGCCGTCGTTCCGCGATCGCCGAGGCGGTCGAGCGGGAGGGCCAGGCCGAGGCCGCGGCCATCCTGGCCAAGGGTCAGGCCGAGGCCGACGCGATGGCCCGCAAGGCCGAGGCGTTCGCCGCGTACGGCGAGGCGGCCGTGCTGGACCTGCTGGTCAAGGTGCTGCCCGAGGTGGTCGGTGCGGCCAGCGCCCCGATCGGCGCGATCGACAAGATGACGGTGATCTCCACCGACGGGGCGTCGTCGCTGACCAAGTCCGTGGCCGGCAACGTCGCACAGGGCCTCCAACTCGGCAGCGACCTGACCGGCATCGACCTGGCCGGGCTGCTGGCGCGGCTGGGCAGCAGCGCCCAGCACAACGGCAAGACCACAGTGGACGGCACCACGGTCACCCCGTGACGACGGACGCCCGCCGGTTCCCCTCGGGAGCCGGCGGGCGTCGTGCGGTGGTACGGGTCAGAGCACGGCGACGACGAACTTCTCGCCGGCGCCCAGGCCGAGGGTCGGGCTGTTCCAGTCGATGGTCCGGCTCGCGATGAGCTGGCTGGTGCCGGCGCTGCCGGCGGTGACCGCCTTCTCGTTGATGTTCGCGTACAGGTAGACCGAGCCGTCGGCGTTGTAGTCGAGGAACGACATCCCCTCCCACGCGCCGATCGAGGCGCCCCGCGCGATCAGCGGCTTCGCCCCGGCGCTCTCCGCCGTCACGAACTTGCCGTTGATCTGGGCCTTCAGACCGAAGGTGCCGTAGCCGTCACCCACGTTCACCAGCTCGTACTTCTCCCAGGCGCCGACGGTCGCCGAGCGGGCGATCAGCGGCTTCGCCCCGGCGCTCTCCGCCGTCACGAACTTGCCACTGGCCACCGACTTGATGCTCACGAGGGGTGCCGGGGCGTCGAAGTCGAACTTCTCGGCGGTGCCGATCGCGGTCTTGCTCGCGATCAGCGGGGAGGTGGCGCTCGGCGCGGTGACGTACTTGCCGTTGATCGCCGCCTTCAGGCTGATCGTGCCGTCGGTGTTGTCGACGATCTGGAACTTCTCCCACGCGCCGATGGTGGCCGAGCGGGCGATCAGCGGCTTCGCCCCGGCGCTCTCCGCCGTGACGAACTTGTTCGTGACCCGCGCCCGCAGGCCGAACAGGCCTCCGCCGGCGTCGACCACGTCGTACTTCTCCCAGGCGCCGATCGAGGTGCCCCGGGCGATCAGCGGCTTCGTCCCCGCGCTCTCCGCGGTGACGTAGCGGCCGTTGACCCGGGCCTTGAGCCCGTACGAGCCGCGGGCCGTCACGGCCGAGCCGATGTGCAGCAGCCGGTCGGTG
It includes:
- a CDS encoding flotillin family protein, which gives rise to MPLLVAIGGAVLLAVVLVLFVLSRIKVAGPNQAFIVTGRKGRTTQSADGARSTDMSGQKVVLGASVFVLPVVQKLQSLDLSSRRIDVSIRGAVSKQGIRTELHGVAIVKVGGTEDAIRAAAQRFLNQQEEIDNFTREVLAGALRSIVGRLTVEEIIRDRAAFASAVAEEAEHSMTNQGLVLDTFQLQDISAEGSYLQDLGRPEAARVLKDAAIAEARARQQAEQERLLAEEAIAEANRNLALKQAGIQAEIDAAKAKSAAAGPLAQAERDQAILSEQQKVAERNAELKQRQLDTEVRKPADAARYKVEQEAEAARNAAVLNADAQRQATIAAAQASAEQARLTGEGERARRAALAEANAIEGAKEGEAEQRRRSAIAEAVEREGQAEAAAILAKGQAEADAMARKAEAFAAYGEAAVLDLLVKVLPEVVGAASAPIGAIDKMTVISTDGASSLTKSVAGNVAQGLQLGSDLTGIDLAGLLARLGSSAQHNGKTTVDGTTVTP